Part of the Halorhabdus utahensis DSM 12940 genome, GCTGGAATGGTGGGTTCTGCCGGGCGGGGGCAGCCTACAACTGTACGGTTCCGGCGGGCTGGAACCCGGATGATATCCGGGCGGACGTTACTCAGCGGCTCGACGATGCCGGGTTCGATCGGGGCGACGGTCCGGTGCTGTTGACCGGCGTCGATCAGCGTCACGCGAGGGGCGCGCGCCTCGGTCCCGTCACTGTCTTTGGGACCGTCGGGCTCTCGAATCCGGCGACGCTCCCCGTCGATCCGGCCCAGAAACCGGCCGACACGAGGGCGGCCACCGGTGCGGAGACGGGTGGACCGCCCGGCCCAGGGACGGTCAACCTCTTTGTCGGCACGACACGGTCGCTGACGGAGGCGGGCATGGCAAACCTCGTTGCGATCGTCGCCGAGGCGCGGACGGCCACGTTGCTCGAACTCGCCGGCTTCACCGGGACGACCAGCGATGCGATCGTCGTCGCCTGCGATCCTGGCGGGGAGCCCGCGCGGTACACGGGCAGTGCCACGCCGGTCGGCAGCGCGGCGAGAGCGTGCGTCCGGGAGGCACTTACGGCGAGCTATCGGTCACGGTACAGCGGTTGGAAGCCGCCTGAAAGTGTCGCCGATGCCGAGCACGGCGAGTCGACCACCTGCCGGGCAACGGTGTTCGAGCCATGATTCCCACGAGATCCACCGCTGAATCCATCAGAGAGACACGATGACACGAAAACCAGCCGACGACAGTGAGGCAGCGACGAGTGAGCGTGAGGCAGCATCGACGACCGACGAGGGCGGCGACGGGCCGGAGACCGAGGCCGTTCCGGATGTCGAAGTGATCGCTCCCGCCGCGCCCGACGCATTCGGCCTCGTCCAGGCGTGGTGGGGCGATGGCAAAGGCAAGACGACGGCTGCCCTCGGGATGGGCTTGCGTGCGGCCGGGCACGGCTATCGCGTGCACGTCCTCCAGTTCATGAAAGGTGGCACGCCCTCGGTCGAGGGTGTCCGCGGGGAGTACAACGCGATCGAGCACGTCCCGGGATACACCATCGAGAACACTGGCCACGTTGGCTGGCACGGCTTCATGGACGACACCGCGGACGACGAACACGCCGCCAGGGCACGGGCAGCACTGGAACGTGCCCGGGCGATCGTCGACGCCACTGGCGAGCGTGATCCAACGACGCCATTCGCGCTCGACGGTGCGCCGACTGACGGTGTCCACATGCTGATTCTGGACGAAGTGCTGTATGCGGCCAACCGTGGA contains:
- a CDS encoding adenosylcobinamide amidohydrolase; translated protein: MSRHFETTRRGGVLRLERSDTRWLSTGWNGGFCRAGAAYNCTVPAGWNPDDIRADVTQRLDDAGFDRGDGPVLLTGVDQRHARGARLGPVTVFGTVGLSNPATLPVDPAQKPADTRAATGAETGGPPGPGTVNLFVGTTRSLTEAGMANLVAIVAEARTATLLELAGFTGTTSDAIVVACDPGGEPARYTGSATPVGSAARACVREALTASYRSRYSGWKPPESVADAEHGESTTCRATVFEP
- a CDS encoding cob(I)yrinic acid a,c-diamide adenosyltransferase, with the protein product MTRKPADDSEAATSEREAASTTDEGGDGPETEAVPDVEVIAPAAPDAFGLVQAWWGDGKGKTTAALGMGLRAAGHGYRVHVLQFMKGGTPSVEGVRGEYNAIEHVPGYTIENTGHVGWHGFMDDTADDEHAARARAALERARAIVDATGERDPTTPFALDGAPTDGVHMLILDEVLYAANRGLIDPADLLDLIAVKPDGLEFVLTGGHEHPAYLEGEADLLSHVEKQAHPLEAGQPARKGTEY